TGTCGATTGGAAACTTTTgacggggcaccaaggccaagaccaggggcaacagaggccatggccctTGTCGTCTTcatgtaattccaggtctgATCAAATCGTTGAATATAGGATGGAGGGCAAAGAGGGTAGTGGAAATTAAATTGTTGttaatttcaatttttgcaATTTCCCTCTTTTGCATCCTACAGACAGAATATCAGATTTGCAGACGTTCCACAAGAAATGCTGTCCGAGATGGAGGACAGACGTCAGGAAATGATTGGTATGTAGCTTCAAGTACTCAACCCAACCCTCCTCCCtccactctctctctctctctctctcgcatTGGACTTGACCTCAGTGCCCCACAGAGGATCAGCCACTGGAGTTTGATGATTAGTTGGGAAGGTGGTTCATAGTCCATTGTTCAATTTATTTACACTCAATCATTTAAAAAGACAAAGTATAAATTACAGCAGTGCATTCTGCAAAGTGAAGGGAGACCCTGTTCCAGCTCAGGAGCAGGTGACAACGTGTCCCTGGTGACAATACACCAATCCATAAGGCTCCACCCACGGCGCTTGTGTGACCAAGAACActtgagcctctccaatgccattctgcacaactctgccgtgcgcgccaagcatacatgtcagactttatagtatatagaaaggtttgcggtaacaccatgtaatgactatctcgaatgagttggggtgattTTGAAAAGGCTGctgtttttgttcttgattTTAGAGTGTGTCGCCAATGCAGATGAAGAGCTCGGCGATATGTTCCTTCAAGAGTTACAACCAAATGAAGACCAGATAAAGGTTAGGATTTTCTGAAAGTGTGTAAAAAGTTATGATATTTGAGGAATTTTTCACACAAGTTTGAGACATGTAACTACCCCATTTTCATTAGTTCTTTAACAGTTTGAACCTCAATTAACCTTGGAGCTCCTTAAGTGATATTTTATGTCAAACAGCTTTAAACAGATGAGCGAtaataaatcaattaaaatattttttaaattcggATGATATTTTAGTAATTTTCCCTTGTTTTCAATCAGGCTGCCATCCGTAGAGCGACCCTCAAACAGGCCTTCACGCCAGTCTTAGTCGGAACAGCTCTAAAGAACAAAGGAGTTCaggtaaaattaatttaatttccaCCTCCCCCCAAagaaatttatataaaaaaatataaaaaatatataaaaaaataaaaaaaaaaactctttcgGAACTCTACCTTTTATTTAAATTGTGTCACTCATTGACCCGCcctgtttcaatgttttcttgcaGCCCCTGCTGGATGCAGTCATTGACTATCTTCCAAACCCATCTGAAGTTGACAACTTTGCTTTCAACGAGTGAGTCAAGTTTGCCATATAATGCTCCTAGTTGATTAAGTAgaatggaattttttttaaagcaaagatttacAGAGTGTCTTGGCTCAGTACTCTCCTGAACTAGACTTATTTAAATAGCACCATGGATGTACACAGTAATAGTtttcaaggtgctgtggcacattgattagccaaccatgccagaaaataccggggcaaaccccttttcTTACATgcataaaggcccggtcacacaggccacgataacgagaacgaaaacgataacaataaaaatgcacgctctcgatgggttgaatgagcgtgggcgtattctgcttggagcaattcaaccaatcgcgagcgtgcatttttatcgttttcgttctcgttatcggggcctgtgtgaccgggcctttacacaAGACAcctgtgccttgaacacccagcagggtggaaatgtgcgcattacaagtcttactaTTATTACTGATCACTTGAACCCATTACTCCAATCCTTCACAATTTCCACTGGCTACCTGTTAAATCACAGATAGTTTTCAAACTCCTAACACTCGCCTACAAATGCAAAAACGGATCAGCACCAGACTGTCTCCAGGAATTAATTCAACACTATCACCCTCCCCGACAACTTCGTTCCAGTTCAAAAGGTTCTCACGGCAGTTCCATTTCACACAAAATTCTACGGTCAACGCTCCTTCAAATATGCTTCCCCTAGActatggaactctcttcccaacaatatcaaagactgtgccacgctagaaacatttaaatctaaacttaaaaTCCATCTTTTCAATCACAGAAGCACTtagagactttattttgtaatagCGCTATATAagtactgtttattattattataataataacacatgGGAGCTACCGCTTTATTTCCCATTcccaaggacgaagcatcattgTTTATTgcattgcttaaggacacatgtgtcacgaccaagattcaaacccacactctgctgaccagaaacacaGAGGTTGAATCCAGTGCggttaaccgctcggccacgacacgcatTGTACGACAAAAATCTGTGTTCAATGTTAATGGTAATGGTTGGAATCCAACTTAAAGTGTCAGAAATGTTTTGACAGGGAattttatagacgatgtgacctctgaggtcacacgaaaaccataacatgattcgcgcgcataccgccgggcaaaacctttgtgttttggcagccagctagaaagtgtatgcaatctttctatgactacgcaactcttTGCGTGGCGAAatatgacgtatatagtgttttgtcaacagagggcggtttgaatgtaaacatcgTCTATACCCTGCTGATTTTTTTAACAGCTGACCGTAATGtttcttaaaataacaaaatttctcCTTGATTcttcagcaatttttttgtttttatgtaacaGTGAGAATGAGAAGCTAAAGATGAGTCCAGCTAGAGATGATTCCGACCCATTTGTTGCTCTCGcttttaaacttgaggtatgCTGCCCACATTTCATCACAAATTTAGATCATGAGTAGGACTATGACGAGAGAGAAATTTAGTAGGGCCTAGGGGTATATTTGTGACAGGTTCTACAAAACTGAGTCGCTTGACGCAAAACCCGCTTTCCAGAGggtgaattttattttattttattttttttgtgtggttctatgtttctttaatttaatttttttgtgtggTTCTATGTTTCTTTAGGGtctatattttttacattttctgaagaaactttttttgttttcagtaaaGGTGAATAAGACATGTACTTTTTGTTCATCCCCTAGACATCAATAGTTGAGGTTTGTATTTCCCCAGTATGGGTTATTTTCAGATTGTGACATAATCtattttcaaaagttcataGCTTTTTAACCAAACATCGTACAAGTGTATAAGATATGTCAAAATGAAGCTCCTTGAATGCTCTTTTCAGCTACGTATTAAACCCAATAGACcaattgaatatgacgtcacgctgctcaaatatctgacctacaagatggcgtctgtgcgtgtggatgtgtgtgtgcgtgcatgtgccgtagaaatcgaACCGGGAATATTtcgtgctgcgtgcttcgatgatgtacgcgtttggacgcgcatacggtttgccctacacactggcgacttttcatagcaaaaaggggttattcaatacggtctatttgTCAATTGTACACCTTGTGACTCATTTTTGCAGAGCCCATAATACACTGAAAATATTGTCTAATCAGGTGTGTTTGTTCTAAATGAAATTGTTGGTGTCACAActtgacgttttgatcagtatgctctgatggtCTTCAAGAGAAGACGATCTGAAATTGATCAGAGcacaaatcaaaatgttttgttattacagcataataataaaaataataatactaaaaataaccgtatttataacgcaccttttgccaaaggatacaaagcccCAGGAGTGGGGGAATTTTtaagatataagacctaattcTTAAgcgccatgtaatggtttacaaggtgctgtggcgcaatatgctgccaatccagccaggaacaccggggcgaacgcCTTCTACACCAGcaccagtttttttttagaaccatCACAACTCGCAACAACATTTCTGCTATTTTACCATTTCTGCCAACCTTGCTAGATTAACCTGAAGTCATTTCTGCAAccttaagaacaaaaaatacGTAATTCGTTGTGTATATATCATATATTGTCTTCACCAGGTAAAAATGGCTCAATATGTAGTATTTGATTcagccattttaaaaactgtttttaattgtACTTTTATTTGTCTAAAATAAAAAGGCTGGAAGATTTGGTCAGTTGACCTACATGAGAGTGTACCAAGGCCATCTGAACAAGGGGCAGTATATTTATAACACAAGGACAAACAAGAAGGTCAAGGTGTCACGGCTTGTCCGCATGCATGCAGATAAAATGGAGGTAGGTCGTCATATTATGTCAGTATCATAAgaactttgtttttttacccttacacagatgtgtatttaaagcactgtatactcggtactatcccaagttctgtgaaaagttCCCctggcaaatcactcgggtgggattggaactTACAACccttgcattgctagagcaaatCTTTTCCCGCTAGACCGCTATGTATACTCCGTACTTCCACAATCAAATCTCTCTAGTGGGATTCGGACAAGCAACTTTTGCATTGCTATAGCAGATGTCTTACTGCTAGAACACCAAGCCATGTATACTAGGTACTTTcccaaaatctgtgaaaaaagtCCATTCGCCCCATATTTGAACCAACCTTATAGGCAGCTCACATTTGCCTTTGATTTATTTATGTCTCATCTAATTATTATTGTAGTTTCTTAATGTTTTTCAATTGACCATCTCTAGATATTAATACttgtatgtacattttgtaagtACAAATTAATCTTTACAGAAAGAATAATTGTGGTCGTATCAATTGAATTTTTATCTCCTTTGCAAGGATGTGAGTGAGATATTCGCAGGTGATATTAGCGCCCTCTTTGGTATTGATTGTGCCAGTGGTGACACATTCGTCTCTCGACCCAAATTCCAGTTGTCCATGGAATCTATGCATGTACCCGAACCAGTCATCTCTCTTGCCATGAGGCCGCAGAAAAAGGTAGGAGtcacaaaaagtgtttttcatcCAACTCTTTCTTACTAGTTGACCCCCTACTCTTTGGGCAGTGTTGTGCCCCCGCCCTACTATATGATTATCTTTCCTGCTAATTGTTTTTTGCCCCCCCCTTCTCTTGGGGCGATTTGTCCTGCTGGTTGACCTTATACTCCTGCTAGTTGACCCTATATGCTTGGACCATTGTTCCTGCtagttaacccctactcttggGGCAACTTTCCTGCTATTTAACCCTCTTGGGGCAACTTTTCTACTAGTTGACCCCCTACTCTTGGGGCAACTTTCATGCTATTTGACCCCTACACTAGTGGAAATGTTCCTGCTAGTTGACCCAAATATTCGGGTAACTTTCTTTCTAGTTGACCCCTACTCTTGGGGCAACTTTCCTACTAGTAGACCCCTACTCTTGGGGCAACTTTCCTACTAGTTGACCCCTACTCTTGGGGCAACTTTCCTACTAGTTGACCCCTACTCTTGGGGCAACTTTCCTACTAGTTGACCCCTACTCTTGGGGCAACTTTCCTACTAGTTGACCCCTACACTACTGGAAATGTTCCTGCTAGTTGACCCAAACAGTCGAGTAACTTTCTTTCTTATTGACCCCTACTCTTGGGGCCATTTTCCTGCCTGTTGGCCTCTACTCTTGGGGCAACTTTTCTACCAGTTGACCCCTACTCGTGGGGCAATTTTCCTGCTAATTGACTTCCTACTATTGGGGCTATTTCCCTGCTACTTAACCCCCTACTCTGTACTGTGAATCACCCAAATTGGTTCCTGATAATAAATCTATAacaatcatttttaaaattaaatgtgTCAATTTATGTTTCTCATAATTACATGTGTCAATTTATGTTTCTCATAGTTACCAagaattaaactttaaaaaaatgttatattcCTTCCTCAGACCGATATTGACAACTTCTCCAAGGCCATTAACCGTTTCACTCGAGAAGATCCGACATTCACCGTTCACTTCGACAATGAGAGCAAGGAGGTATGCATCTACAAGTATACTAAAGAAATTCAGTATTTGTCACTTTCACACTCTCAATCACATAGGCTTTCTCCTGAATGATTTATAATGGCAATCACTGAGCCTTCAAAATGACAAGATTCACCACTATTGGTACAAAATCTGTTGACACCCCGTACGACGAGACCATGCGTTAGATCTATCAGCAATACATGTTCCTCAAACTCGCTTGGCCAGTTACGGGGACATGCCCTTTTCCAGCATACATGTAGCATCAAGACTCTGGAATTCACTTCCTGAAGACCTCAGACAAATGCACAACATCACTCACTTCCAGCAGAAACTATTACCGCacaaccaaatatatatagcACAGTGATTATTTGTCTTGCTTGTCATTTTGCAGACTATCGTGTCTGGTATGGGAGAGCTTCACCTGGAGATCTACGCCCAGAGGATGGGTAATGAGTACAGCTGTCCCGTGGTGACAGGCAAACCCAAAGTAGCCTTTAGAGAGTCCATCACACGACCAGTAGAGTGAGCcataattctgtttttatctttttttaaaggcattggacactgttggtaattgtcaaagactagccttaacagttggtgtatctcaacatatgcataaaataacaaacctgtgaaaatttgagctcaatcggtcatcgaacttgcgagataataatgaaaaaagaaaacacccttgtcacatgaagttgtgtgcgtttagatggttgatttcgagaccccaagttctaaatctgagatctcgaaatcaaattcgtggaaaattacttctttctcaaaaactatggcacttcagaggaagccatttctcgcgatgttttataccataaacctctccccattacttgtcaccaagaaaggttttatgctaataattattttgagtaactaccaatagtgtccactgcctttaacacagctacttagaaacaaaatttatgtGAATGCAActcaaacttgtttataatgtgttAATTAAGTTATCATTTAGTTGTAAATTTGGTATTTGTGCACTTCTAACTATTCGTAATATTCGCTCAAAAAATTAGGCCCCAACctgaaggttttgaaaaactagctACACTCCTGCCAGCATTGACTTTGTGGGTCAAAATGACAATACTGTAATGGCATTTGTTGAATGTTGCTTTTTCTACACCTCCATGttgcaacaaaacacaaaattgaTTAGCCTGAAGGGTTTATATAAGCCCACACCAAGTGTGTATTTAGATCAGCCATTTTACTTGAGAGAATGTTCCTACTTGTTTTCCAAGTTTTCATCTCGGCACAATACACTTAAATTCACTTGTTATATTTCACTTTCTCTTCTAAAGTGTTtcaagtttgtatatactcagcaccttgaataccttgttttgtagatacgtgcgctatataagacttatAGTTATTTTAAACCATGCTTGGGGTTTTTATTGGTACTTATTGGTTactgatatagcgccctctgtggcTCTCTATTTGTGAAAGCTGGAGGCGGACAAATATTAGTTGTATTTCAATTAAACattgttgtttaatttgttgtttgtcttttttagtTTTGATTTCCTTCACAAGAAGCAGTCAGGCGGAGCTGGGCAGTACGGAAAAGTCATCGGAACAATAGAGGTCAGTCGAAACGAGGCTATAACAAATGTTTGTGTGTGATCACAATGCAATCATTCACGCTACAGCGCCAATCGGAAATCTCATGGGCTGGGTTAGCCTGGGAAACCTGGTTTAGAGTGTATGGTGTACAGAAactctgtttttaaaaaactgtccAAGGCTTTCGACCAAGTGAGTGCACTAATGCATGCTGAAGTTCTCACACACAACCTGATGGGTTGGGATATATAGCCTGGAGAAAGCTCAATGGTAACTTGGTACAGTGTGTAGTGAATATCAAAGGCTATGGTGGTGACAAATTATAGATGATTCATAACAAGGTTGGGTCAAGAAATTTTATAGGTGGAGTGTGTGTATTACGCATACGTTGGTGGAAAACAGAAAATTACTTGAGAAAGCTCAATGGTAACTTGGTACAGTGTGTAGTGACTATCAAAGGCTATGGTGGTGACAAATTATAGATGATTCATAACAAGGTTGGGTCAAGAAATTTTATAGGTGGAGTGTGTGTATTACGCATACGTTGGTGGAAAACAGaaaattacttgaaataataaaagattgGCTGGCTTTCAATCACACTGGAATGCATTCAAGTTCTGGATAAAATATATCAAAAAGAGGGTGTTGGTTCATTATCAAATTTATTATTCCTTTGTGTACTACATCatgttaaatctatattaatatattgtgtaccccagatgtggggcaacagatctacggatcttagtatgtatttgcttttgttgttgtcccttgcccatctcggggtatatcgcttgtattttgttttgtactgttatggcaaataaaataataataatagtatttagATGAATTTTTCAACAGTTGGCTGTTGAATTTGTGCGAGAAACTGCCCAAAGCAAAAATTTGTGCGAGAAACTGCCCAAatcaaaaatttgtaataatttttgATTTAACATTGAGACTGTctaagaactgactccacggTAGTGGAGTTAATAACAATACtccataagctaaagtagtaggcCCAGTCGGTTTGATACCTTCCACCCAGATAGCAATTAAaaggcaagacagttcttttcagaactgagaaatctCTTAAAATCTGGAAAaatactccgcggtagtagaatagaTAGTAAGACGGTTCTCTCATGACCAAAAGTACCtggcacatggtgttactgcaaaccattttttttttttttttctctcattgcaAAAGAtttttatagatgttaaatttgcatcggggataaagaatattaatttttggtttatacccatacaccgatgtgtgtagcactgtatactctaaactttcccgagtcctgtgaacaaaatcacgggcattttactcgggtgggattcgaacccacgacctttgcaattctagagcagtgtcataccaactagatcaccgagattgcccggtagctagaggcagttcgaatcctatgttttagcagcgggtactgcacgatttaatagatgttaaatttgcatcggggataaagaatattaatttttggtttatacccatatacaccgatctGTGTAGCAATGTATaaaagatttttatttaaacatttttttaaaaattgaataatttttgttgtgtatCTGATTTCTAGCCTCTCCCTTCAGATTCTTACACCAAGATTGAGTTTCATGACGATACTGTAGGAACCAATATTCCTAAGCAGTTTGTTCCAGCAGTTGAAAAGGTTTGTACACAAGAGCCTTAAAGATGCTAGGTTAAATTTTTTGCAAGCCGGTTTGATTTCAAGtttaggggaaaaaaaattgaatagttAATTTTATAGACTTTAAGAAATTTACACACTTCATTAAAGGTATTGCATGAACAAATCTGATGGTGATAACTGGTAACAAAAAAGGAATTGGCTCAGAATTTGAACAAGAATCACGTCAATCAGCCATGTATAAACAGTTTGCTTGCAGGTTAGCTCTATTGTATATATGTCAACATTTACACAGgactaaaaacaataaaacatttccaAATTCCAAAGGTATGCTTCATCTTTAAGGTACGCTTCCTAAATATAACAAAGAACTTTCCAACCATGGTTGCTCGCTGCAGCCAACAGCCATGCCTCATAAACCAGATCACTGAAAAGAATTAAtcaacagccacagccaaaTGTGATAAATGTTTCAGAAAGTGACACAATTTCTGCTATGCAAAAATGAACAGAAAACCTGTTAACAgcggtacatgtgacatggtgtttaAGCTAAAAGGTTTTCCTAggatttttctgctaagcaagcaatAAACAGAAAAACTGTTACTGGCGATACAtgtaacatgtttttgttttttttttttgcctgttTTATCCTTATAGGGTTTCTTAGAAGGGGCAGAGAAAGGTCCTCAGATTGGGCAGAAGGTGACAGGTATCTGCATACGCCTTAAAGACGGACAGCATCACATGGTGGACTCCAGTGAGCTTTCCTTCAGATTGGCCGGGCTGGGTGCTATCAGGGAAGGTAGGAACAAATGGTTTGCTTAATTCCTTTGGCTATAAACGCCAAACAGTCTAGACTTTGTACTGGCCTCC
The sequence above is a segment of the Asterias amurensis chromosome 12, ASM3211899v1 genome. Coding sequences within it:
- the LOC139945505 gene encoding elongation factor G, mitochondrial-like, which codes for MGIMRATFFLNRASRRNVFNTLDLRKKILFSLVRSASSVSGNVELDVQKIRNIGISAHIDSGKTTLTERLLFYTGRINKMHEVKGKDNVGATMDSMELERQRGITIQSAATHVEWKDHSVNIIDTPGHVDFTVEVERALRVLDGAVLVLCAVGGVQSQTFTVNRQMRRYNVPRLAFINKLDRLNANPNRVLSQLRAKLNHNAAFLQLPIGLESKCKGVVDLIHRRAILFDGEQGQNIRFADVPQEMLSEMEDRRQEMIECVANADEELGDMFLQELQPNEDQIKAAIRRATLKQAFTPVLVGTALKNKGVQPLLDAVIDYLPNPSEVDNFAFNDENEKLKMSPARDDSDPFVALAFKLEAGRFGQLTYMRVYQGHLNKGQYIYNTRTNKKVKVSRLVRMHADKMEDVSEIFAGDISALFGIDCASGDTFVSRPKFQLSMESMHVPEPVISLAMRPQKKTDIDNFSKAINRFTREDPTFTVHFDNESKETIVSGMGELHLEIYAQRMGNEYSCPVVTGKPKVAFRESITRPVDFDFLHKKQSGGAGQYGKVIGTIEPLPSDSYTKIEFHDDTVGTNIPKQFVPAVEKGFLEGAEKGPQIGQKVTGICIRLKDGQHHMVDSSELSFRLAGLGAIREAMSEVQCHVLEPIMNVEVTAPSEFHGAVLSGINKRNGVISGSDGGEGYFSITCDVPLNDMFGYATELRSATQGKGEYSMEYSHYQPCRPAVQEGLILQYQTDNGLIKTAKRSR